The Candidatus Krumholzibacteriota bacterium genome contains a region encoding:
- a CDS encoding nucleotidyltransferase domain-containing protein, translated as MDRARELERFLRDKYSGDLFLTGSLVTGLNVPGSVDFDFVLPAENPQRFHELKDALERDFKPMSINRETSDFAVFQGAALNEKIDIALLPVHKAQMIRERQVIVQKSLSEEEKRRIISRKKRLRNLPILSRRIYNWYKRRLWKRLGMPRFYRVDMVWPDDGVSWPD; from the coding sequence ATGGACAGGGCTCGTGAACTGGAGCGATTCCTCCGTGACAAGTACAGTGGAGATCTCTTTCTTACGGGGTCCCTGGTGACCGGCCTCAATGTTCCTGGCAGTGTCGATTTCGATTTTGTTCTGCCGGCCGAAAATCCGCAGAGGTTCCATGAGTTGAAAGATGCTCTCGAGCGGGATTTCAAGCCGATGTCGATCAACCGCGAGACGTCGGATTTTGCTGTCTTCCAGGGCGCCGCGTTGAACGAGAAGATCGACATCGCCCTGCTGCCGGTCCACAAGGCACAGATGATCCGCGAGCGGCAGGTGATCGTGCAAAAATCCCTGAGCGAGGAAGAAAAACGACGGATCATCTCGAGGAAGAAACGTCTCAGAAACCTTCCGATCCTTTCGCGCAGGATCTACAACTGGTACAAGCGGCGACTGTGGAAGAGGCTAGGTATGCCCCGATTCTACCGCGTTGATATGGTCTGGCCGGATGACGGTGTTAGCTGGCCCGACTGA
- a CDS encoding GDP-mannose 4,6-dehydratase: MNILVSGCCGHIGCHLCALLLSKGNSIIGIDNLSTGHPENKTLLLEQLNLRFIEHDICQTLSIDEHIDQIYHLASRASPRHYYEAPLETAMANSIGTLKMLELAKEKNARILFASTSEIYGNPEMHPQNESYIGAVSPVGMRSCYSESKRFGETLMTIYSRSAVADTRIARLFNTYGPNMAFNDGRVIPNLIINSLNNESITVHGKGMQTRSFCYVSDTVRGLYKLMESDYNKPVNIGNSQEIRILELANIIKKLCDSDAAIEFMERFEDDPDKRCPDISIAEKYLGWKPKVGLEEGLRLTISWFKENMMIP, translated from the coding sequence ATGAATATTCTCGTTTCCGGATGTTGCGGGCATATTGGTTGTCATCTGTGCGCGTTACTTCTTTCAAAAGGTAATTCGATTATAGGGATCGATAACCTCAGTACGGGTCACCCTGAAAATAAAACTCTCCTGCTTGAGCAGTTAAATCTGCGATTCATCGAACATGATATTTGTCAAACGCTCTCAATAGATGAGCATATTGATCAGATATATCATCTTGCCTCAAGAGCGAGTCCAAGGCATTATTATGAGGCTCCATTGGAAACAGCAATGGCCAATTCAATTGGCACTTTGAAGATGCTGGAACTTGCCAAAGAAAAAAATGCAAGGATTCTGTTCGCATCGACCTCGGAGATTTACGGGAATCCTGAGATGCATCCGCAGAATGAAAGTTATATTGGTGCAGTATCACCTGTTGGAATGAGAAGCTGCTATTCAGAATCAAAGAGATTCGGCGAGACGTTAATGACCATTTACTCCAGAAGCGCAGTCGCTGACACAAGGATAGCCAGATTATTCAATACATACGGACCTAATATGGCTTTCAATGATGGCCGGGTCATTCCCAATCTTATCATCAATTCCCTGAATAATGAGTCCATCACCGTGCATGGCAAAGGAATGCAAACAAGATCGTTTTGTTATGTTTCCGATACCGTGAGGGGTTTGTACAAACTCATGGAAAGTGATTATAATAAACCTGTCAATATTGGCAATAGCCAGGAAATACGGATTCTTGAGCTCGCGAATATAATTAAAAAACTATGCGATAGTGATGCTGCAATAGAATTTATGGAAAGATTCGAAGATGATCCTGATAAACGTTGCCCGGATATTTCTATAGCGGAAAAATACCTGGGGTGGAAACCGAAGGTCGGACTGGAGGAAGGTCTGCGATTGACGATTTCCTGGTTTAAGGAAAATATGATGATTCCATAG